In a genomic window of Polycladomyces abyssicola:
- the smpB gene encoding SsrA-binding protein SmpB yields the protein MPKKGTKVIARNKKATHDYHIEETLEAGIVLTGTEIKSIRQGRVNLKDSYARIKDGEVYVVNMHISPYEQGNRFNHDPTRERKLLLHKQEINKLIGLTQQKGYTLVPLDIHLRNGFAKVELALAKGKKLYDKRAAIAKRDAEREIQRQLKERIRG from the coding sequence ATGCCGAAAAAAGGTACAAAAGTGATTGCACGCAACAAGAAGGCGACCCACGACTACCACATCGAGGAGACGCTGGAAGCAGGCATTGTCCTCACCGGTACCGAGATCAAGTCGATCCGGCAGGGCCGGGTCAACCTGAAGGACAGTTACGCGCGCATCAAAGACGGGGAAGTGTACGTGGTCAACATGCATATCAGCCCGTATGAGCAGGGCAACCGTTTTAACCACGATCCCACCCGGGAGCGCAAATTGCTCTTGCACAAGCAGGAAATCAACAAATTGATCGGTCTTACTCAGCAAAAAGGGTATACGCTGGTGCCGTTGGATATTCACTTGCGTAACGGTTTTGCCAAAGTGGAGTTGGCGTTAGCCAAAGGGAAGAAACTGTATGACAAACGCGCTGCTATTGCCAAACGCGATGCCGAGCGCGAGATTCAGCGACAATTGAAGGAACGTATTCGGGGTTAA